The Oleomonas cavernae genome includes the window GCGGCGCTGCGTGCCCGCGATCTGGTGCCGGTGCTGAGCTTTGCCGTGCTGCGCGGGCGCTGCCGCGATTGCGGCGGGGCGATCTCGCCGCTCTATCCCGCCCTGGAACTGGGGGCTTTGGGGCTCGCGCTGTGGTCGCTCGCCGCCGTGCCGGGGCCGATAGTGTGGTGGAGCTGCCTGCTGGGCTGGGCCTTGCTGGCGCTGGCGGCGATCGACCTGCGCTGCTGGCGCCTGCCGGATGTCCTTACCCTGCCCTTGGGCGCCGCGGGGCTGGTTTTTGCAGAGTTGATGCTGCCCGGGCGCTTGGGCGAGCAGCTGATCGGCGCCGTGGCCGGGTTCGGCCTGATCTTCGCGGTCGATCTCGTCTACCAGCACTGGCGCGGGCGCATCGGGCTGGGCCGGGGCGACGCCAAGCTGCTGGCGGCCGGCGGCGCCTGGGTCGGCTGGGCGGGATCGGCGGGATCGTCCTGGTCGCGGCGCTGTCGGCCCTGGCCGGGGTCCTTGTCCTGCGCTGGCGCGGGGTCGTGGTGCGGGCCGATACGGCCTTGCCCTTCGGGCCGGCGCTGTGCCTGGGCATCTGGCTCACCTGGCTCTATGGGCCACTGCTGATCGGCTGAATTGCATTGCACGCGGGCGCCTGATCGCCACAATCTACGCGGGCACCAAGGATACAGAGTCGTGGCGTTGCGGGAGACACAGCCAGAGCCGCCGATTGACCTCGAGGCCGCCGTCCTGGCGCGCCTTATGGGCGAAGGCCATCTCGACGACGACGCGGTCGAACGGCTGCGCCGGGTGCGGGCGCGCAGCCCCATCGCCCTGGTTGACGCCCTCACCCAACTAGGCCTGATGGCCGAGCGCGACCTGGCCCGCCATCTGGCCCACCTGCTCAATCTGGGCTCGCCGATGCCGCCCGCCTGCCCGGCGAGCCGGTGGCTGCCGACCGGATCAGCGCCTATTTCCTGCGCGAACGCCGGGCCGTGCCCGTGGCCCTGGACGACGAGACGCTGACCGTCGCGGTGGTCGATCCCTTCGATGCCACCGTGGTGGACGGCCTGCGCCTGGCCGCCCGCCGCCGCGTGGCGGTGGAGGTTGCGACCGCCAGCGATATCGAGGAGGCGCTGGCCCGCCTCTATGCGGCCCCGGGGCAGCGGCCGGCACCATCGACGGCGACACCACTGAACTCGACCTCGCCCAATTGCGTGAGCGGGCCAGCGACGCGCCGGTGATCCGCCTGGTCGATGCCCTGGTCTCGCGCGCGGTGGAGGCGCGGGCCTCGGACATCCACCTGCAACCGCTGGAGCGGCGCCTGCGCGTGCGCCTGCGCATCGACGGCGTGTTGCGCGATTTCGATCCGGTGCCGATCGATTTGGCCCCCGCGATCACCTCGCGGCTCAAGATCCTGTCGGGCCTCGACATTGCCGAGCGGCGCCTGCCCCAGGACGGCAGCGTGAAGCTGGTGGTGCGCGGGCGCGAGATCGACCTGCGCATCGCCATCGCCCCCACGGTGAACGGCGAGGCCGCGGTGGTGCGCATTCTCGATCGCGGCCAGGTCACCCTGGACATCGCCGCCCTGGGCTTCGACGGCCCGGTGCGGGCCAGGCTGCTGCACCTGCTGGAGCGGCCCAACGGCATCCTGCTGGTCACCGGGCCGACCGGCAGCGGCAAGTCGACCACGCTCTATGCCGCCCTGCACCACCTCAACGGCCCGGAGCGCAACATCATCACGGTCGAGGATCCGGTCGAAAACAAGGTCGAGGGCATCGCCCAGATCCAGGTGAAGCCCGAGATCGGCCTGAGCTTCGCCCGGGTGCTGCGCTCGGTCCTGCGCCATGATCCGGACGTGATCATGGTGGGCGAGATCCGCGATCCCGAAACCGCGCAGATCGCCACCCAGGCCGCGCTCACCGGCCACCTGGTGCTGGCCACCCTGCACACCAACAGCGCCGCCGCCGCGGTCACCCGCCTGCTCGACATGGGGGTGGAAAACTATCTCATCGCCTCGACCGTCACCGGCGTGCTGGCGCAGCGCCTGGTGCGCGTGCTGTGCCCCGCCTGCAAGGCACCGGCCGACCAGGGCTTCCGTCCCGTCGGCTGCGGCCAATGCGCCAACACCGGCTATCACGGCCGCATCGCCATCCACGAGTTGCTGACCATGAGCGAGCGGGTGCGCCGGGCGGTGGTGGCCAAGGCGACCGCGGGCGAGATCGAGGCCATCGCCCGTGACGAGGGCATGGAGAGCCTGAACGACTGCGGCCGGCGGCTGGTGGCCGCCGGCGTGACGTCGCGCGCCGAAGTCGAGCGTGTCGCGATCGAGGATGTCTGACGATGAAACGATGCTGGTCGCAATACCGGGCAACGCGGGACCGGCACGGCGAGGCGGGCTTCACCCTGGTCGAGCTTCTGGTGGTGCTGGCGATCCTGGGGCTGCTGGTCGCCATCGCGGTGCCCCGCGTCATCGGCTACCTCGAAGGCTCGAAGGTCAAGACCGCGGAAATTCAATTGGCGCAGATCGAGTCGGCACTCGACCTCTACCGCCTCGACCTCGGCGACTTCCCCAGCGAAGCCCAAGGCCTCAAGGCCCTGGTCGAAAAGCCCGACGGCGCCCGCATCTGGAACGGCCCCTATCTGAGCCGCGCCGATGGCGTGATCGACCCCTGGGGCAAGGCGTATTTCTACAAACGTACGGCGGGATCAAAAGACTACAGGGTCTACTCGCTGGGGGCCGATGGCACCGAAGGCGGGGAGGCGGATGCTGCCGATATCTACGGATCAGCACTTCGCGGATGAGTCTATCTCTTTCTGAAATCAAGGTTCCTGCCAGCTGCTGGCATAAAGCCTGATCGTCACGACGCTCGCCAAGACTGAATCATCAGGCGCCGGTGCCAGCACATCGATCTCTATTCGGCGCAGCTCAACCCTCGCCCCCTCAGGAACGGGCTCGGCAAGTGTCACCTGTCGACGCCATCTGAGACGGCCCTTTGCCTCCCCTTCGAAACGGCCAAGAGCCGCGACCTCCCGCAACCCGACAGATTCGAGCAGCGATCGTGCCAGCATGAGGGCGTTTTCACGGCGTGCGCCCTGCCGAGACATGGCAGCGCTGGTCCCGAGGGATTGGAACAGGGCGACGCCAAGAACGGCAAGAATGGTGAACGCGACAAGGGCCTCGACGATGGTGAAGCCTTGCTCGCCCTTGCCCGTCGGGCGCGTATTCACAGCGCAAACTCGTTGGCTGCCAGCAGGCCCCCCACAACGCCCGCCATCAGTCCCGCAACGAGGCCGCCCAGGATCAAGGTAATGGCCGGCGGCAACAGGGTGGAGATCCGGTCCAGGGTGTGGCCGACCTCAACATCCAGGGTTCGCGCCGCTTCCTTCAGCATAGGCCCCAGGCGCCCTGTCTCCTCGCCGACAGCGGCCAGTTCGACCACGGCCGGCGGCATCAGGCCGGTTTCAGCCAGCGCCGGCCCCAGGCGACCGCCCCGCCGCACCTGATCGACCGCCACTCGCAACCGTGCCTGCATCGCGCCGTTGTGGATCGCCACGGCCGCCGCGGCCAGCGCACGGTCAAGCGACAATCCGCCGACCACGAGAGTTGCCAGGGTATGGCAGAAGCGAGCGGCGGCCGTGCGTCGCGGCAACCCGAACAGGAAATTCTGGCCCATGGCCAGACCGTCCATGCCAGCTTTAAAGGCGGGCAATCGCAAGGCGATCAGAAAGCCGACCCCGGCCACGACGAGCAAGATGCCGATCAACTCACCCCAGTCACGGAACAGGTGCCCGAGCGCCAGCACGACTCTGGTGGC containing:
- a CDS encoding GspE/PulE/PilB domain-containing protein, translated to MAADRISAYFLRERRAVPVALDDETLTVAVVDPFDATVVDGLRLAARRRVAVEVATASDIEEALARLYAAPGQRPAPSTATPLNSTSPNCVSGPATRR
- a CDS encoding prepilin peptidase: MDTGNAGGSRPFIGSFLSVLAVRLPEGRGVVAGRSACPACGAALRARDLVPVLSFAVLRGRCRDCGGAISPLYPALELGALGLALWSLAAVPGPIVWWSCLLGWALLALAAIDLRCWRLPDVLTLPLGAAGLVFAELMLPGRLGEQLIGAVAGFGLIFAVDLVYQHWRGRIGLGRGDAKLLAAGGAWVGWAGSAGSSWSRRCRPWPGSLSCAGAGSWCGPIRPCPSGRRCAWASGSPGSMGHC
- a CDS encoding GspE/PulE family protein is translated as MRERASDAPVIRLVDALVSRAVEARASDIHLQPLERRLRVRLRIDGVLRDFDPVPIDLAPAITSRLKILSGLDIAERRLPQDGSVKLVVRGREIDLRIAIAPTVNGEAAVVRILDRGQVTLDIAALGFDGPVRARLLHLLERPNGILLVTGPTGSGKSTTLYAALHHLNGPERNIITVEDPVENKVEGIAQIQVKPEIGLSFARVLRSVLRHDPDVIMVGEIRDPETAQIATQAALTGHLVLATLHTNSAAAAVTRLLDMGVENYLIASTVTGVLAQRLVRVLCPACKAPADQGFRPVGCGQCANTGYHGRIAIHELLTMSERVRRAVVAKATAGEIEAIARDEGMESLNDCGRRLVAAGVTSRAEVERVAIEDV
- the gspG gene encoding type II secretion system major pseudopilin GspG, with the protein product MKRCWSQYRATRDRHGEAGFTLVELLVVLAILGLLVAIAVPRVIGYLEGSKVKTAEIQLAQIESALDLYRLDLGDFPSEAQGLKALVEKPDGARIWNGPYLSRADGVIDPWGKAYFYKRTAGSKDYRVYSLGADGTEGGEADAADIYGSALRG
- a CDS encoding type IV pilus modification PilV family protein, whose protein sequence is MNTRPTGKGEQGFTIVEALVAFTILAVLGVALFQSLGTSAAMSRQGARRENALMLARSLLESVGLREVAALGRFEGEAKGRLRWRRQVTLAEPVPEGARVELRRIEIDVLAPAPDDSVLASVVTIRLYASSWQEP